The Stutzerimonas stutzeri RCH2 genomic interval CTTGATGATGATCGTCAGGACGATGATCGACCAACCCCAGTTGCCCAGCAGTGCGTGGATGTTTTCCAGCAGCCAGAAGATCGGCTGGGCGATGAACCAGAGGATGCCGTAGTCGACGGTCAGACGCAGACCGGGCGACAGTTCTTCCAGTTTGTCCTGGCTCTTCGGACCGGCATACAGCGTGGCACCGGTTTCACCCTGAGCGCCTGCCGCTACGGTGACCGCCGGGCCGGTGAAGCCAATGATGTAGTTGCCCTGGCTGTCCTTGCGGGTCTGCACCTGGTTGGTGTCTTCGGCCTGAGGGATCCAGGCGGTGACGAAATAGTGCTGCAGCCAGGCGATCCAGCCGCCCTGCACGGTTTCACGCAGGTTCTTGTCGTCCATGTCGCCCATGGAAACCTTGCGATACGGCTCGTCCTTGGTCCACAGAGCCGCACCCAGGTAGGTGGCGGTACCAGTGGCGGTGCTCGAAGACGGGTCGCCACTCTTGTCGCGCTTGAGCTGACCGAACAGATAACCGGTCCAGGGCTGTTCGCTCTGGTTGTCGATCAGGTAGTTCACTTTCAGCGCGTAGTTGCCGCGCTCGAGAGTGAAACGCTTGATGTAGTTGACGCCGTCAGCGCTGTAGTTGAGATCGACGACCAGCTGGTCCTGACCCTCGGCCAGCTGGTACTCGGTCTTCTCGCTGCTGTACTGAGGGCGGCCGCTGGCCTGGTCCGGACCATCCCCGATCAGGCCGCTCTGGGCCTCATAGGTACGCTCGCCGCTGCGTTCGAACAGCTGAAACGGTACATCCGGACGATCCTGACGACGCGGGAACTGCGGCAGGTGCAGCTCGACGATGTCACCACCACGTGGGTCGATGGCCACATCCAGCACATCGGTACGCACGCGGATC includes:
- the yidC gene encoding membrane protein insertase YidC encodes the protein MDIKRSILLVALAVVAYLMVLQWNQDYGQAALPAETAQSQPGVPTLPDSPSATSEGNADDVPAVAGQQQASALPATAPSSQLIRVRTDVLDVAIDPRGGDIVELHLPQFPRRQDRPDVPFQLFERSGERTYEAQSGLIGDGPDQASGRPQYSSEKTEYQLAEGQDQLVVDLNYSADGVNYIKRFTLERGNYALKVNYLIDNQSEQPWTGYLFGQLKRDKSGDPSSSTATGTATYLGAALWTKDEPYRKVSMGDMDDKNLRETVQGGWIAWLQHYFVTAWIPQAEDTNQVQTRKDSQGNYIIGFTGPAVTVAAGAQGETGATLYAGPKSQDKLEELSPGLRLTVDYGILWFIAQPIFWLLENIHALLGNWGWSIIVLTIIIKLAFFPLSAASYRSMARMRAVSPKMQALKEQFGDDRQKMSQAMMELYKKEKINPLGGCLPILVQMPVFLALYWVLLESVEMRQAPWMFWITDLSIKDPFFILPIIMGVTMFIQQQLNPTPPDPMQARVMKLLPIIFTFFFLWFPAGLVLYWVVNNVLSIAQQWYITRQIEAAAKTA